In a single window of the Streptomyces sp. NBC_00285 genome:
- a CDS encoding protein-tyrosine phosphatase family protein: MNGSAWDEQDAGVLRLPSGRLVRGRGLRHPLDPDAPTPSYGLYLLGEGPPEVPWTSHWLRWPDFRLPADRGEARSVLTDAWERSAAERVEIACGGGRGRTGTALACLAVLDGVPPERAVAWVREHYDRRAVETPWQRRYVRRFRPVR; encoded by the coding sequence ATGAACGGGTCGGCGTGGGACGAACAGGACGCGGGTGTCCTCCGGTTGCCGTCCGGCCGCCTGGTCCGGGGCCGGGGCCTGCGGCACCCACTGGACCCGGACGCGCCGACACCGTCGTACGGCCTCTATCTGCTCGGCGAAGGCCCGCCGGAGGTTCCCTGGACCTCCCACTGGCTCCGCTGGCCGGACTTCCGGCTGCCGGCGGACCGCGGGGAGGCCCGCAGCGTCCTGACCGACGCCTGGGAGCGGTCGGCCGCCGAACGGGTCGAGATCGCCTGCGGAGGCGGTCGCGGCCGCACCGGAACGGCCCTGGCCTGTCTGGCGGTTCTGGACGGTGTGCCCCCGGAGCGGGCGGTGGCCTGGGTCCGGGAGCACTACGACCGACGGGCGGTGGAGACGCCGTGGCAGCGCCGGTACGTCAGGCGGTTCCGGCCGGTCCGGTGA
- a CDS encoding abortive phage infection protein has product MEKTTGINRAQFLAGAAALGAAAVLPAGRAEATGRGLKRHGVVYTVGAGETPGTAWSAARMRGDIRAIRDDLHADTVDVTGDGVERLTATAAEAAERGLHVWLQPTLGDVPPGDILDHLAECGRFAERLRRQGASVELSVGCEFWLFVPGILPGDTALERIENLMKGTYDPVRMQRELDRFTARAARIGRSVFHGRLSYAAAQDDRVDWNLFDVVGIDYYSYFRQPRDYVRELRKYLRWGKPVAITEFGTCTFVGAPEAGGMGWDIVDYDKNPPEIKGNVVRSEHTQAVYLTQLLDVFESMGLYAAMAFEFLTADALHRPGDPRHDLDMASYGIAKAIKDRPDDPSSDWHWEPKEAFHALARRYGRCAHPQ; this is encoded by the coding sequence ATGGAGAAGACAACGGGGATCAACCGGGCACAGTTTCTGGCGGGAGCGGCGGCACTGGGGGCGGCGGCGGTGCTGCCGGCCGGCCGAGCGGAGGCGACCGGGCGGGGGCTGAAGCGCCACGGCGTCGTCTACACCGTCGGCGCGGGCGAGACGCCCGGCACCGCCTGGAGCGCCGCCCGGATGCGCGGCGACATCCGGGCCATTCGCGACGACCTGCACGCCGACACCGTCGACGTCACCGGTGACGGCGTCGAACGCCTCACCGCCACCGCCGCCGAGGCGGCCGAACGCGGGCTGCACGTATGGCTCCAGCCGACCCTCGGGGACGTCCCGCCGGGGGACATCCTCGACCACCTCGCGGAGTGCGGCCGGTTCGCGGAGCGGCTGCGCCGCCAGGGCGCGAGCGTCGAGCTCAGCGTGGGCTGCGAGTTCTGGCTGTTCGTGCCCGGGATCCTGCCGGGGGACACGGCTTTGGAGCGTATCGAGAACCTGATGAAAGGCACCTACGACCCGGTGCGGATGCAGCGCGAACTGGACCGCTTCACCGCGAGGGCGGCCAGGATCGGCCGCTCGGTCTTCCACGGCCGTCTGAGCTACGCCGCCGCCCAGGACGACAGGGTCGACTGGAACCTGTTCGACGTGGTCGGCATCGACTACTACTCCTACTTCCGCCAACCCCGCGACTACGTCCGCGAGTTGAGGAAGTACCTGCGCTGGGGCAAGCCCGTCGCCATCACCGAGTTCGGCACCTGCACCTTCGTCGGTGCCCCCGAGGCGGGCGGCATGGGCTGGGACATCGTCGACTACGACAAGAACCCGCCGGAGATCAAGGGGAACGTCGTCCGCAGCGAGCACACCCAGGCCGTCTACCTCACCCAACTCCTGGACGTCTTCGAGTCGATGGGCCTCTACGCGGCGATGGCCTTCGAGTTCCTCACCGCCGACGCCCTCCACCGCCCCGGCGACCCGCGCCACGACCTCGACATGGCGAGCTACGGCATCGCCAAGGCGATCAAGGACCGCCCCGACGACCCGAGTTCGGACTGGCACTGGGAACCGAAGGAGGCGTTCCACGCGCTGGCCCGCCGGTACGGAAGGTGCGCTCACCCGCAGTAG
- a CDS encoding TerB family tellurite resistance protein: protein MLPGRGQNGRATRPARLLGTRTAWTTIGDGEFFCPGCGGDRNYRRLTGRRRFTLLGVPVLPRGDTGPVTECAACGRHFGTDVLDHPTTTRFSAMLRDAVHTVALAVLTAGGTCSRTSLEVAAATVRAAGFDDCTEDQLEALVEALAEDTGRVHDRPCAAGLAIELHEALDPLAPHLAPGGRESILLQAARIALADGPYTPSERDALTTIGTALTICADDVTRLLAAARTPS, encoded by the coding sequence GTGCTGCCAGGACGGGGACAAAACGGCCGTGCCACCAGGCCTGCGCGCCTCCTGGGCACCCGTACCGCGTGGACCACCATCGGCGACGGTGAGTTCTTCTGCCCCGGATGCGGGGGCGACCGCAACTACCGGCGCCTGACGGGCCGCCGCCGCTTCACACTCCTCGGCGTTCCGGTCCTGCCACGCGGCGACACCGGGCCGGTCACGGAATGCGCCGCCTGCGGGCGACACTTCGGCACGGACGTCCTCGACCACCCGACCACGACCCGCTTCTCGGCGATGCTCCGCGACGCCGTCCACACGGTCGCCCTGGCGGTCCTGACGGCGGGCGGCACCTGCTCCCGCACTTCCCTGGAGGTCGCGGCCGCCACGGTCCGCGCGGCGGGCTTCGACGACTGCACGGAGGACCAGCTGGAGGCGCTGGTCGAGGCCCTCGCCGAGGACACCGGCCGGGTCCACGACCGCCCCTGCGCCGCCGGCCTGGCCATAGAGCTCCACGAGGCCCTCGACCCGCTCGCCCCCCACCTCGCCCCCGGGGGCCGCGAATCGATCCTCCTGCAGGCGGCCCGCATCGCCCTCGCGGACGGCCCGTACACCCCATCGGAACGGGACGCCCTCACCACGATCGGCACCGCCCTGACGATCTGCGCGGACGACGTGACCAGGCTGCTGGCGGCGGCCCGGACACCGTCCTGA
- a CDS encoding FAD-dependent oxidoreductase, whose product MSASAVVIGAGVSGLTTAVCLAESGMDVRVDTDRLPGDTTSAAAGAMWDPYLAEPRDAVDRWSRQTLAELTALSTDADTGIRLMEGTHESRIPCEMPAWGSVVGALPCPPEDLRDGYVTGWRYRAPLVDMPRYLDHLLRRLERAGGSVRQHRYGSLDEALAEAPVVVNCSGAEARFLADDPSVDALRGRLVVIENPGIEAFFCDDTPGAEELIYIYPHADTVVLGGTAEPGGWELWPDEDAAREIVRRCAAVEPSLAGARVIEQRVGLRPVRGSVRLTDEWHADTLLLHNYGHGGAGVTLSWGCAREIVERVRAAAGTSR is encoded by the coding sequence GTGTCCGCCAGTGCGGTGGTGATCGGTGCCGGAGTTTCAGGGCTCACCACGGCGGTGTGCCTGGCGGAGTCCGGAATGGACGTCCGGGTGGACACCGACCGGCTCCCGGGCGACACGACCTCGGCGGCCGCGGGCGCGATGTGGGACCCCTATCTGGCCGAGCCGAGAGACGCGGTGGACCGCTGGAGCCGGCAGACCCTGGCCGAGCTGACTGCGCTGAGCACGGACGCAGACACCGGCATCCGGCTCATGGAGGGCACCCACGAGTCCCGCATCCCGTGCGAGATGCCGGCCTGGGGCAGCGTGGTCGGAGCGCTGCCATGCCCGCCGGAGGACCTCCGGGACGGATACGTCACCGGCTGGCGCTACCGGGCCCCGCTCGTCGACATGCCCCGCTATCTGGACCATCTCCTCCGACGGCTGGAGCGGGCCGGCGGCTCTGTTCGACAGCACCGCTACGGCTCCCTCGACGAGGCGCTCGCGGAGGCCCCGGTGGTCGTCAACTGCTCGGGCGCCGAAGCCCGGTTCCTCGCGGACGACCCGTCGGTGGACGCGTTGCGCGGCCGGCTCGTCGTGATCGAGAACCCCGGGATCGAAGCCTTCTTCTGCGACGACACCCCCGGTGCCGAGGAGCTCATCTACATCTACCCGCACGCGGACACGGTGGTCCTGGGCGGCACGGCCGAGCCGGGGGGCTGGGAGCTGTGGCCCGACGAGGATGCGGCCCGGGAGATCGTCCGGCGCTGTGCGGCGGTCGAGCCGTCGCTCGCGGGCGCCCGGGTGATCGAGCAGCGGGTGGGACTGCGGCCGGTCCGCGGCAGCGTGCGCCTGACGGACGAGTGGCACGCGGACACACTGCTGCTGCACAACTACGGCCATGGCGGCGCCGGAGTGACGCTGTCCTGGGGCTGCGCCCGCGAGATCGTGGAGCGGGTGCGGGCGGCCGCAGGCACTAGTCGATGA
- the bla gene encoding class A beta-lactamase: MIEEIGTRHRTKESTIQGSGKLSRRTLLAAGTATLLTGTTAHAAADDVSSRLRALEERYASRLGVFAHHLGTGRSVRYRADERFPMCSVFKALAAAAVLRDLDRHGEVLARRIHYTEADLVIPGSDRTAEHLAEGMTIAELADVAITYSDNTAGNLLLRELGGPTAITRFARSLGDRVTRLDRWEPELNTAEPWRRTDTTSPYAIGRTYGRLVLGDALNRRDRELLTHWLLNNTTSVNRFHAGLPKTWTIADKTGSGSYGTANDVGVTWTEDGDPIVLAVLSTMPEPDAVRDDALVADAARAVADTLTGPAGTA, from the coding sequence ATGATCGAAGAGATCGGCACCCGACACCGAACGAAGGAGAGCACGATCCAAGGCTCCGGAAAGCTGTCCCGACGCACCCTCCTGGCCGCCGGTACGGCGACCCTCCTGACCGGCACGACCGCGCATGCCGCCGCCGACGACGTCAGTTCCCGTCTGCGCGCGCTGGAAGAGCGGTACGCCTCCCGGCTGGGCGTCTTCGCGCACCACCTCGGCACCGGGCGGTCCGTCCGGTACCGCGCCGACGAGCGCTTCCCCATGTGCTCCGTGTTCAAGGCCCTCGCGGCCGCCGCCGTCCTGCGCGACCTCGACCGGCACGGCGAGGTGCTCGCCCGCCGCATCCACTACACCGAGGCCGACCTGGTGATCCCGGGCTCCGACCGGACGGCCGAGCATCTGGCGGAGGGCATGACCATCGCCGAGCTCGCCGACGTCGCCATCACCTACAGCGACAACACGGCCGGCAACCTCCTCCTGCGCGAGCTCGGCGGCCCCACCGCGATCACCCGCTTCGCCCGCTCCCTCGGCGACCGGGTGACCCGCCTGGACCGCTGGGAGCCCGAGTTGAACACCGCCGAGCCGTGGCGGCGGACGGACACGACGAGCCCGTACGCCATCGGTCGCACCTACGGTCGGCTGGTCCTCGGCGACGCGCTGAACCGCCGGGACCGTGAGCTGCTCACACACTGGCTGCTGAACAACACGACCAGCGTGAACCGCTTCCACGCGGGTCTGCCGAAGACGTGGACGATCGCCGACAAGACCGGCAGCGGCTCCTACGGCACCGCCAACGACGTGGGCGTCACCTGGACCGAGGACGGCGACCCGATCGTCCTGGCGGTGCTGTCGACGATGCCCGAGCCGGACGCCGTCCGGGACGACGCGCTGGTCGCCGACGCGGCGCGGGCGGTCGCCGACACCCTCACCGGACCGGCCGGAACCGCCTGA
- a CDS encoding sensor histidine kinase codes for MAAVNRDPRTAPHGARNDALLAVALAVLAVCVGLFTDEARRPDAVGWTLLLAAHVPIVWRRRRPLLMLAAVVALIVPYHAWEYNHLAPTPAAYVALYTVAVTGRPLRTILTGATVLVVSTSVMLTVSAHQAVELLRTSGWIIAVLFCGIDVRYYRQYVAAIVERAVRAERTREEEARRRVAEERLRIARDLHDLLAHTITLIGVQTSVAAHVLAADPERLDRQAVAASLDDIAETCRTARGELRTTLEVLREHGSPDARGPLPGLDGLPDLVAAARLAGARVEQDLRIRTEPPPAVGAAAYRIVQEALTNAVRHAGPEPAVRLRLYDEPGALRLAVSDDGTGPTPGGTPGFGLVGMRERARSVGGTLDAGPRPDGGFEVTAALPLTMGEGTV; via the coding sequence ATGGCGGCGGTCAACCGTGACCCGCGAACCGCCCCGCACGGCGCCCGCAACGACGCGCTGCTCGCCGTCGCCCTGGCGGTTCTCGCCGTGTGCGTCGGCCTGTTCACCGACGAGGCCCGCCGCCCGGACGCCGTCGGCTGGACGCTGCTGCTCGCCGCCCACGTGCCCATCGTGTGGCGGCGACGCCGTCCGCTGCTCATGCTGGCCGCGGTGGTGGCGCTGATCGTGCCGTACCACGCATGGGAGTACAACCACCTCGCGCCCACCCCGGCCGCCTACGTCGCCCTCTACACGGTCGCCGTCACCGGCCGCCCGCTGCGGACGATCCTGACGGGCGCCACCGTCCTCGTCGTCTCCACGAGCGTCATGCTCACCGTCAGCGCCCACCAGGCCGTCGAACTCCTGCGGACTTCCGGCTGGATCATCGCCGTCCTCTTCTGCGGCATCGACGTCCGCTACTACCGCCAGTACGTCGCCGCCATCGTCGAGCGGGCCGTCCGCGCCGAACGCACCCGCGAGGAGGAGGCCCGCCGCCGGGTCGCCGAGGAACGCCTGCGCATCGCCCGCGACCTGCACGACCTGCTCGCCCACACCATCACCCTGATCGGCGTCCAGACCTCCGTCGCCGCGCACGTCCTGGCCGCCGACCCCGAGCGCCTCGACCGGCAGGCGGTCGCCGCGTCCCTCGACGACATCGCCGAGACCTGCCGGACCGCGCGAGGCGAACTCCGTACGACCCTGGAGGTGCTGCGCGAACACGGCTCCCCGGACGCGCGCGGCCCACTGCCCGGCCTCGACGGACTGCCCGACCTCGTCGCGGCGGCACGGCTCGCGGGCGCCCGCGTCGAACAGGACCTGCGGATCCGCACCGAGCCACCGCCCGCCGTCGGTGCCGCCGCCTACCGGATCGTCCAGGAGGCGCTCACCAACGCCGTCCGGCACGCGGGACCCGAACCCGCCGTACGGCTGAGGCTGTACGACGAACCGGGCGCCCTGCGCCTCGCCGTGAGCGACGACGGCACCGGGCCCACCCCCGGCGGCACCCCCGGTTTCGGGCTGGTCGGCATGCGCGAGCGGGCCCGCAGCGTGGGTGGCACACTCGACGCCGGGCCACGCCCTGACGGCGGCTTCGAGGTGACGGCGGCGCTGCCGCTCACCATGGGGGAGGGAACCGTATGA
- a CDS encoding response regulator transcription factor, with amino-acid sequence MTIRVLLADDQTLVRAAFAMLVESARDMQVVGEAGSGREAVGAAREVRPDLVVMDIRMPDLDGIEATRLIAADEELAGVRVLVLTTYDTDENIVEALRAGASGFLVKDTRPAELLDAIRTVAAGEALLSPGPTARLIERFLRSPSVPVPGGGPECLSDREREVLALVARGLNNTEIAGALGLSPLTAKTHVSRIMGKLGVRDRAQLVIVAYESGMVTPKTM; translated from the coding sequence ATGACCATCCGCGTACTGCTCGCCGACGACCAGACGCTGGTGCGGGCCGCGTTCGCCATGCTCGTCGAGTCGGCGCGGGACATGCAGGTCGTCGGCGAGGCGGGCAGCGGGCGGGAGGCCGTGGGAGCGGCCCGCGAAGTGCGGCCCGACCTGGTGGTGATGGACATCCGCATGCCCGACCTGGACGGCATCGAGGCGACCCGGCTCATCGCGGCCGACGAGGAGCTCGCCGGGGTGCGGGTGTTGGTCCTCACCACGTACGACACCGACGAGAACATCGTCGAGGCGCTGCGCGCGGGGGCCTCCGGTTTCCTGGTCAAGGACACCCGGCCGGCCGAACTCCTCGACGCCATCCGCACGGTGGCGGCCGGTGAGGCGCTGCTGTCCCCGGGGCCGACGGCACGGCTGATCGAACGGTTCCTGCGCAGCCCGTCGGTGCCGGTGCCGGGCGGTGGGCCCGAGTGCCTGTCCGACCGGGAGCGCGAGGTGCTGGCCCTGGTCGCGCGGGGCCTCAACAACACGGAGATCGCAGGGGCGTTGGGCCTCAGCCCGCTCACCGCGAAGACCCACGTCAGCCGGATCATGGGCAAGCTGGGGGTGCGGGACCGGGCACAACTGGTCATCGTGGCGTACGAGTCGGGGATGGTGACTCCGAAGACCATGTGA
- a CDS encoding SigE family RNA polymerase sigma factor — translation MQAEQEDRFQEFVRARWSHLVRTAYLLTGDAHLAEDLTQTALAKAYRSWRRVSSSDSPEAYVRRMLVTCNSDRFRKRRVKESLTDAPPEVAGRDEGVTRVDERGVLLGALAGLPPRQRAVVVMRYWEDLSELEVAEVLGCSQGTVKSQASKGLAKLRTYPGLAQVMDRAPQGGTK, via the coding sequence ATGCAGGCCGAACAAGAGGACCGGTTCCAGGAATTCGTCAGAGCCAGATGGTCGCACCTCGTGCGGACCGCCTATCTGCTCACCGGTGACGCCCATCTCGCCGAGGACCTGACGCAGACGGCCCTGGCGAAGGCGTACCGCTCCTGGCGGCGCGTGTCGAGCAGCGACAGCCCGGAGGCGTACGTCCGGCGGATGCTCGTCACGTGCAACAGCGACCGCTTCCGCAAACGGCGCGTCAAGGAGTCGCTGACCGACGCGCCGCCGGAGGTCGCGGGCCGGGACGAGGGCGTGACGCGGGTCGACGAACGCGGGGTGCTGCTGGGCGCGTTGGCCGGGCTGCCGCCCAGGCAGCGGGCGGTGGTCGTGATGCGTTACTGGGAGGACCTGTCGGAGCTGGAGGTCGCCGAGGTGCTCGGCTGCTCCCAGGGCACGGTCAAGAGCCAGGCGTCCAAGGGGCTGGCGAAGTTGCGTACGTATCCGGGGCTCGCGCAGGTCATGGACCGCGCCCCGCAGGGAGGCACGAAGTGA
- a CDS encoding MMPL family transporter, which yields MRAAKMSARRRRAVPWLVLGLWIVLLAAVSPFASKLADVQHDRAVDYLPASADSTQVAKIQDRLPGGEATQMVVVYHRDGGLTAADRATAAAQIARIADGHTLTAEPRGIPSSDGTTVMYPVASTEPGTDEKARDRLVNDVRDIAHGGDGLGVDVGGEGALATDAGEVYDSLGGPLLYTTAAVVALLLIVIYRSPVLWLVPLGVAGMSEFLGRAVAYGLNQGFGTSVTGQSAGIMTILVFGAGTDYALLLVSRYREELRRTERPYDAMAAALKGCGPAVLASSGTVAAGLLCLLAADLNSSRGMGPLGTVGVLCALAAMMTLLPAVLVLLGRRVFWPLVPRYGSTPKVRRSLFSAMGSSAGRRPLTVLAAGAVLLGALALGTLNLPGAIKQQDSFTSTPDAVAAMETLAKAYPERGTQPISVMTPAGRADATLNAIRGTDGVDSARKGRTGDGWTEISVTARSAPQSAGETATIKALRAGLDGSYVGGPSAQQLDLEDTNSRDRMIVVPIVLVSVLLILIALLRSLVAPLILVAAVIAVWAAALGIGGLVFGPVFGFEGTDPGLGLLSFVFLVALGVDYGIFLMHRMREESLAGADPVTAALTALRTTGGVIASAGLVLAATFAVLTNMPLVQLVELGFVIAAGVLLDTFLVRTYLVTSAAVALGRTVWWPGPLSRAPEPPEPPVRAEREPERV from the coding sequence ATGAGGGCCGCAAAGATGAGCGCACGGCGGCGTCGAGCCGTGCCCTGGCTGGTACTGGGGCTGTGGATCGTCCTGCTGGCGGCCGTGTCGCCGTTCGCGTCGAAGCTCGCGGACGTGCAGCACGACCGGGCCGTGGACTATCTGCCGGCGAGCGCCGACTCGACGCAGGTCGCCAAGATCCAGGACCGGCTGCCCGGGGGCGAGGCCACGCAGATGGTCGTCGTCTATCACCGGGACGGCGGGCTGACCGCGGCGGACCGGGCCACCGCCGCCGCGCAGATCGCGCGGATCGCGGACGGGCACACCCTCACCGCCGAGCCGCGGGGCATCCCGTCCTCGGACGGGACCACCGTGATGTACCCCGTCGCCAGCACCGAGCCGGGCACGGACGAGAAGGCCCGCGACCGGCTCGTCAACGACGTGCGGGACATCGCCCACGGCGGTGACGGGCTCGGCGTCGACGTCGGCGGGGAGGGAGCCCTCGCCACCGACGCCGGTGAGGTCTACGACTCGCTCGGCGGACCGCTGCTCTACACCACCGCCGCGGTCGTCGCCCTGCTGCTGATCGTCATCTACCGCAGTCCCGTGCTGTGGCTGGTGCCGCTCGGCGTCGCGGGCATGTCGGAGTTCCTGGGCAGGGCCGTCGCCTACGGGCTCAACCAGGGGTTCGGGACCTCCGTGACCGGTCAGAGCGCCGGCATCATGACGATCCTCGTGTTCGGCGCGGGCACCGACTACGCCCTGCTCCTCGTCTCCCGCTACCGCGAGGAGCTACGGCGCACCGAGCGGCCGTACGACGCCATGGCGGCCGCGCTGAAGGGCTGCGGGCCCGCCGTGCTCGCCTCCTCCGGGACCGTCGCCGCCGGGCTGCTGTGCCTGCTCGCCGCCGACCTCAACAGCAGCCGCGGGATGGGGCCGCTCGGGACGGTCGGGGTGCTGTGCGCGCTCGCCGCGATGATGACGCTGCTGCCCGCGGTCCTCGTGCTGCTCGGCCGCCGGGTCTTCTGGCCGCTCGTCCCGCGCTACGGCAGCACACCCAAGGTCCGCCGGTCACTGTTCTCCGCGATGGGCAGCTCGGCCGGGCGGCGGCCGCTCACCGTGCTGGCCGCCGGGGCCGTGCTGCTCGGGGCGCTCGCGCTCGGCACCCTCAATCTGCCCGGCGCCATCAAGCAACAGGACTCCTTCACCAGCACCCCCGACGCCGTCGCCGCCATGGAGACGCTCGCGAAGGCCTATCCGGAGCGGGGGACCCAGCCCATCAGCGTCATGACCCCGGCCGGCCGCGCCGACGCCACCCTGAACGCGATCCGTGGCACCGACGGCGTCGACAGCGCGCGCAAGGGCCGTACCGGAGACGGCTGGACCGAGATCTCCGTCACGGCGAGGAGCGCCCCCCAGTCCGCCGGGGAGACCGCCACCATCAAGGCACTGCGCGCCGGACTCGACGGCTCCTACGTCGGCGGCCCGAGCGCCCAGCAGCTCGACCTGGAGGACACCAACAGCCGGGACCGGATGATCGTCGTGCCGATCGTCCTCGTCTCCGTGCTGCTGATCCTGATCGCCCTGCTCAGGTCACTGGTCGCGCCGCTGATCCTGGTGGCCGCCGTGATCGCCGTGTGGGCCGCGGCCCTCGGCATCGGCGGACTGGTCTTCGGGCCGGTGTTCGGCTTCGAGGGCACCGACCCCGGACTCGGGCTGCTGTCCTTCGTCTTCCTGGTCGCCCTCGGCGTCGACTACGGCATCTTCCTGATGCACCGGATGCGTGAGGAGTCCCTGGCCGGAGCCGACCCCGTCACCGCCGCCCTCACCGCGCTGCGGACCACGGGCGGGGTCATCGCCTCCGCCGGACTCGTCCTCGCCGCCACCTTCGCGGTGCTCACCAACATGCCGCTGGTCCAACTCGTCGAGCTGGGCTTCGTGATCGCGGCCGGGGTGCTCCTCGACACCTTCCTCGTGCGGACCTACCTCGTCACCAGCGCCGCCGTCGCCCTGGGGCGCACGGTGTGGTGGCCGGGTCCGCTGTCCCGGGCGCCCGAACCGCCCGAACCGCCCGTACGGGCCGAGCGCGAGCCGGAACGCGTGTGA
- the leuA gene encoding 2-isopropylmalate synthase, with product MANRQQPSSMPIHKYGRYDQVDIPDRTWPDQRITVAPRWLSTDLRDGNQSLIDPMSPERKRRMFDQLVKMGYKEIEVGFPASGQTDFDFVRSIIEEPGVIPDDVTISVLTQAREDLIERTVESLKGAKRATVHLYNATAPVFRRVVFRGSKDDIKQIAVDGTRLVMEYAEKLLGPETEFGYQYSPEIFTDTELDFALEVCEAVMDVYQPGPGREIILNLPATVERSTPSTHADRFEWMSRNISRREHVVISVHPHNDRGTAVAAAELALMAGADRVEGCLFGQGERTGNVDLVTLGMNLFSQGVDPQIDFSDIDEIRRTWEYCNQMEVHPRHPYVGDLVYTSFSGSHQDAIKKGFDAMEADAEAKGVTVDDLEWAVPYLPIDPKDVGRSYEAVIRVNSQSGKGGIAYVLKNDHKLDLPRRMQIEFSKLIQAKTDAEGGEVTGSDIWATFRDEYLPNPQNPWGRIQVRNGQSTTDTDGVDTLKVEATVDGADTVLTGSGNGPISAFFDALAEVGIDARLLDYQEHTMSEGASAQAASYIECAIDGKVLWGIGIDANTTRASLKAVVSAVNRAAR from the coding sequence ATGGCGAACCGCCAGCAGCCCAGTTCCATGCCGATCCACAAGTACGGCCGGTACGACCAGGTCGACATCCCCGACCGCACCTGGCCGGACCAGCGGATCACCGTCGCTCCCCGCTGGCTCTCCACCGACCTGCGTGACGGCAACCAGTCCCTGATCGACCCGATGTCACCCGAGCGCAAACGCCGGATGTTCGACCAGCTGGTCAAGATGGGCTACAAGGAGATCGAGGTCGGCTTCCCGGCCTCGGGCCAGACGGACTTCGACTTCGTACGCTCGATCATCGAGGAGCCCGGGGTCATCCCGGACGACGTCACGATCTCCGTACTGACCCAGGCCCGCGAGGACCTGATCGAGCGGACCGTGGAGTCCCTGAAGGGCGCCAAGCGGGCCACAGTCCACCTGTACAACGCCACCGCGCCCGTCTTCCGCCGCGTGGTCTTCCGCGGCTCCAAGGATGACATCAAGCAGATCGCCGTCGACGGCACACGCCTGGTGATGGAGTACGCCGAGAAACTGCTGGGCCCCGAGACCGAGTTCGGCTACCAGTACAGCCCGGAGATCTTCACCGACACCGAGCTGGACTTCGCGCTGGAGGTCTGCGAGGCGGTGATGGACGTCTACCAGCCGGGTCCGGGCCGCGAGATCATCCTCAACCTGCCCGCCACGGTGGAGCGTTCGACCCCCTCCACCCACGCGGACCGCTTCGAGTGGATGAGCCGCAACATCTCCCGCCGCGAGCACGTCGTCATCTCCGTCCACCCGCACAACGACCGCGGTACGGCGGTCGCTGCCGCCGAGCTGGCCCTGATGGCCGGCGCCGACCGCGTCGAGGGCTGTCTGTTCGGCCAGGGCGAGCGCACCGGCAACGTCGACCTGGTCACCCTGGGCATGAACCTGTTCTCACAGGGCGTCGACCCGCAGATCGACTTCTCCGACATCGACGAGATCCGTCGTACGTGGGAGTACTGCAACCAGATGGAGGTCCACCCGCGCCACCCGTACGTGGGCGACCTGGTCTACACGTCCTTCTCCGGCTCCCACCAGGACGCCATCAAGAAGGGCTTCGACGCCATGGAGGCCGACGCCGAGGCCAAGGGCGTCACCGTGGACGACCTCGAATGGGCCGTGCCGTACCTGCCCATCGACCCGAAGGACGTCGGCCGCTCCTACGAGGCCGTCATCCGGGTCAACTCGCAGTCCGGCAAGGGCGGTATCGCATACGTCCTGAAGAACGACCACAAGCTGGACCTGCCCCGCCGGATGCAGATCGAGTTCTCGAAGCTCATCCAGGCCAAGACGGACGCCGAGGGCGGCGAGGTCACCGGCTCGGACATCTGGGCCACCTTCCGGGACGAGTACCTGCCCAACCCCCAGAACCCGTGGGGCCGTATCCAGGTCAGGAACGGCCAGTCGACCACCGACACCGACGGGGTGGACACCCTGAAGGTGGAGGCCACGGTCGACGGCGCCGACACCGTCCTGACCGGCTCGGGCAACGGCCCGATCTCGGCCTTCTTCGACGCCCTGGCCGAGGTCGGCATCGACGCCCGGCTGCTGGACTACCAGGAGCACACGATGAGCGAGGGCGCCTCCGCACAGGCCGCCTCCTACATCGAGTGCGCGATCGACGGCAAGGTTCTGTGGGGAATCGGCATCGACGCGAACACGACGCGTGCGTCGCTGAAGGCGGTCGTCTCGGCCGTCAACCGGGCAGCTCGATAG